In the Podospora bellae-mahoneyi strain CBS 112042 chromosome 4, whole genome shotgun sequence genome, one interval contains:
- a CDS encoding hypothetical protein (EggNog:ENOG503P1FM; COG:Q), producing the protein MSFRARDGGFRLTSTHFHVVPALPLLIRRSKRSHLTIHQLNVKMVWNHTSTVTASSLQVPFLGNLVESLSVTALAILFTTYAILYFAQTIPLSKNEPPIIPSRIPFLGHVLGMLFQGGRYVKNLGLQNPHHPIFTLPIPLSRIYIITSPTLALPLQRLPPSTLSFTPLIPSITKRVLGLNPHTVDVISQAMDPLPGQHIGFLADMADLVKSTLAPGEEMSALLSRMEHELKSLLNAYVPPPPSQREVDLLAWTRNLVALATARTLYGASNPLEGLEGSFWEFDHGLGGLLVGIWPQVTARKAYRGREKLVQSFAAWLRNGKHKEADVAPIIANRVAMAAKHGWELQEVARSEVSFLFAGIVNTATTSFWGVLQTFNDPKLLGGLRAELAVDPNSKTIDARLRDVKLLLEAVVNECLRLGSDTYSTRVVVPKEGVEVEVKGKEYWFQGGAVVQISGGTIHASKENWGEDATEFKPERFLKGVSFKNFRAFGGGQTLCPGRNFALAVVRLLIAMVVTKFDIEVVGGKLPEKEDGVLPVHILEPKERVMVKVSVRDERKFGDFGATDKTSR; encoded by the exons ATGAGCTTTCGAGCTCGTGATGGGGGTTTTCGGTTGACATCAACGCATTTTCACGTCGTGCCAGCATTGCCATTGTTGATACGGCGCAGCAAAAGAAGTCACCTAACCATTCACCAACTCAACGTCAAAATGGTATGGAACCACACCTCCACCGTGACGGCCTCGTCTCTACAGGTCCCCTTTTTAGGGAATCTCGTCGAGTCTCTGTCCGTTACTGCTCTTGCCATTCTCTTTACGACCTATGCGATTCTATACTTTGCTCAGACGATTCCACTGTCAAAGAATGAACCGCCCATCATCCCGTCAAGGATCCCATTTCTGGGCCATGTGCTTGGGATGCTGTTTCAGGGGGGCAGATATGTGAAGAATTTGGG cctccaaaacccccaccacccaatcttcaccctccccatccccctctcccgcatctacatcatcacctcgcccaccctcgccctccccctccaacgcctccccccctccaccctctccttcacccccctcatcccgaGCATAACCAAGCGAGTCCTCGGTCTAAACCCCCACACCGTCGACGTCATCAGCCAGGCTATGGACCCCCTCCCAGGACAGCACATAGGCTTCCTAGCCGACATGGCCGACCTGGTAAAATCAACCCTCGCCCCCGGAGAAGAAATGAGCGCTCTCCTCTCCAGAATGGAGCACGAACTCAAATCGCTACTGAATGCTTAcgtccccccccctccctcccaacgGGAAGTCGATCTCCTCGCTTGGACAAGGAACCTCGTCGCCCTGGCCACAGCCCGCACCCTCTACGGCGCGTCAAACCCCCTTGAGGGATTAGAGGGGTCATTCTGGGAATTCGACCACGGCCTCGGCGGGCTACTGGTCGGTATCTGGCCCCAGGtgacggcgaggaaggcCTACCGCGGAAGGGAGAAACTGGTCCAGTCTTTTGCGGCCTGGCTCCGAAACGGAAAACACAAAGAGGCAGACGTGGCacccatcatcgccaaccgGGTAGCCATGGCCGCGAAACACGGGTGGGAGCTACAAGAGGTAGCCAGGTCCGAAGTGAGCTTCCTATTCGCCGGGATCGTCAACACCGCCACGACGAGCTTCTGGGGTGTACTGCAGACGTTCAACGACCCAAAACTCCTGGGGGGATTAAGGGCAGAGTTGGCTGTTGATCCCAACAGCAAGACGATCGATGCAAGGTTGAGGGATGTCAAGCTGCTcttggaggcggtggtgaacGAGTGTTTGAGGCTTGGGAGCGACACTTACTCcacgagggtggtggtcccAAAGGagggggtcgaggttgaagtcAAAGGAAAAGAGTACTGGTTCCAGGGGGGCGCGGTGGTGCAGATTTCGGGGGGGACGATACATGCCTCCAAGGAAAACTGGGGGGAGGACGCAACGGAATTCAAACCGGAGAGGTTCTTGAAGGGGGTCAGCTTCAAGAACTTTAGggcttttggtggggggCAGACGCTCTGTCCGGGGAGGAATTTTGCCCTTGCTGTTGTCAGGTTGTTGATTGCCATGGTGGTGACCAAGTTTGATATCGAGGTTGTAGGCGGGAAGCTcccggagaaggaggacgggGTGCTGCCGGTGCATATCCTGGAGCCcaaggagagggtgatggtcaAGGTGAGCGTGAGGGATGAGAGAAAGTTTGGAGATTTTGGAGCAACAGACAAGACGAGTAGGTGA
- a CDS encoding hypothetical protein (EggNog:ENOG503NYYR; COG:E) produces the protein MTLTVLTDDQISGLVSNLTKEELQRFMGVLRGALHEYSTSTTVPSKENAAVTAAPEIHQPERTAINSKATGATTLFMPSSSSVGTGMKVVTLTSPSAEGDEDARPKENIKPTGAITLFSPHGTPLGFLHASTLTAFRTALASLLLISKRDPSSHLKTITVFGTGAQAYWHIRLSLLLLGQHIHQVNILSRSFSPPVSSLLKSFLTCPNREKEGWENTQFSVLTPAHNEYERLLKEQLLESDVIICCTPSTKPLWDGGILTSHEGRQKGRLIVAIGSYKPDMQEIPQEVIQQALKRHHHGVGGKHHWHWHKHAEEGGVVVVDTLDGALKEAGELIRAGCRPEMLVELGELVMLNDYHEHRHHRHHRDEKENNKQEVGEKGEEQDKDHWKLAKWLAEGNVIYKSVGLGLMDLSVGMEIVRFAGEKGVGSRIEGF, from the exons atgACTCTCACCGTGTTAACCGACGACCAGATCTCGGGGCTGGTCTCCAACTTGACCAAGGAAGAGCTCCAGAGGTTTATGGGGGTTTTGAGAGGGGCGTTGCACGAGTATTCGACCTCCACGACTGTCCCCTCTAAAGAAAATGCTgccgtcaccgccgccccggAGATCCACCAGCCGGAGAGGACGGCGATAAACAGCAAGGCCACCGGGGCTACGACGTTGTTCATGCCGAGTTCTAGCTCTGTCGGGACGGGGATGAAAG TCGTCACGTTGACCTCCCCTTCTGCCGAAGGGGATGAAGACGCACGCCCAAAGGAAAACATCAAACCCACCGGCGCGATAACGTTGTTCTCACCTCACGGCACGCCCCTTGGATTCCTCCACGCCTCTACTCTGACGGCCTTTCGCACCGCGTTGGCTTCCCTGCTGCTCATCTCGAAGCGAGACCCCTCGTCCCATTTGAAAACCATTACCGTTTTTGGGACTGGCGCCCAGGCGTACTGGCATATCCGGCTCTCTTTGCTTTTGCTGGGGCAGCATATCCACCAGGTCAACATTTTGTCCCGGTCGTTCTCGCCGCCGGtgtcctccctcctcaagtcGTTTTTGACATGTCCAAacagggagaaggaaggcTGGGAAAACACCCAGTTTTCGGTTTTGACGCCGGCGCATAATGAGTATGAGAGGTTGCTGAAGGAGCAATTGCTGGAGTCAGATGTGATTATCTGTTGTACTCCGAGCACGAAACCGCtgtgggatggggggattcTGACCAGTCATGAGGGGAGgcagaaggggaggttgattgTGGCTATTGGGAGTTACAAGCCGGATATGCAGGAGATTCCGCAGGAGGTGATACAGCAGGCGTTGAAGAGGCATCATCacggggtgggggggaagcaTCACTGGCATTGGCATAAGcatgccgaggaggggggggttgtggttgttgatacGTTGGATGGGGCGTtgaaggaggcgggggagttGATTCGGGCGGGGTGCAGGCCCGAGATGTTGGTTGA GTTGGGCGAGCTGGTGATGCTTAATGATTATCACGAGCACCGTCACCATCGGCATCAcagggatgagaaggagaataACAAACaagaggttggggagaagggcgaggagcAGGATAAGGATCACTGGAAACTGGCCAAGTGGCTTGCGGAAGGGAATGTCATTTACAAGAGTGTGGGCTTGGGGCTGATGGATTTGAgtgtggggatggagatTGTGAGGTTTGCTGGGGAGAAGGGCGTGGGGAGTCGGATCGAGGGGTTCTAG
- a CDS encoding hypothetical protein (COG:P; EggNog:ENOG503P2HN) translates to MPLHPDDHFLYALSSNNAWAGYKSHQNPHFFPKLADGQTPQIRKPFSPFSNSPQANRLPPVWLGCSDSRCPETTILGLQPGDVFVHRNIANIIAPTDINTSAVIEYAVAHLKVKHVVLCGHTSCGGAAAALGDSRVGGVLDTWLAPLRAVRYANKEVLDAMKDERARATKIAELNVEAGVNVLMANVTVREAIEERGLQVHGCLFEIGCGRIRDLGLGTKGRGGLGLDGQEDVVRGRHAQIVFRGGRGEMSVK, encoded by the coding sequence atgcccctccacccagaCGACCACTTCCTCTACGCCCTCAGCTCCAACAACGCCTGGGCCGGGTACAAAtcccaccaaaacccccacTTCTTTCCCAAGCTCGCAGACGGGCAAACACCCCAGATCCGTAAGCCATTTTCCCCTTTCTCAAACAGTCCTCAAGCTAACAGACTCCCACCAGTCTGGCTAGGCTGCTCCGACTCCCGCTGCCCGGAAACCACAATCCTAGGTCTCCAACCCGGCGACGTCTTCGTCCACCGCAACATAGCCAACATCATCGCCCCAAccgacatcaacacctcGGCCGTGATCGAATACGCGGTTGCCCACCTCAAGGTCAAGCATGTCGTTTTATGCGGGCACACTTCCTGCGGcggtgccgctgctgccctgGGCGACTccagggttgggggggtgcTGGATACATGGCTTGCACCGttgagggcggtgaggtATGCTAATAAGGAGGTGCTGGATGCGATGAAGGATGAGAGGGCTAGGGCGACCAAGATTGCGGAGTTGAATGTTGAGGCGGGGGTCAATGTCTTAATGGCGAATGTAAcggtgagggaggcgatCGAGGAGCGGGGGTTGCAGGTGCATGGGTGTTTGTTTGAGATTGGGTGTGGGAGGATTAGggatttggggttggggacgaaggggagggggggactggggttggatgggcaGGAAGATGTGGTCAGGGGTAGGCATGCACAGATTGTTTttaggggggggaggggggagatgagtGTTAAATGA